The Dermacentor silvarum isolate Dsil-2018 chromosome 11, BIME_Dsil_1.4, whole genome shotgun sequence region TTCTATTGCAACACAACTCGTGGAGTCAAAGATGCCACACAGTACAGTCCGCATTCTTTTTATGGATGGGCTACCTAATCGTACGCTAATGCTAAAGCGATGAAGTGCACACTGTCAAACACGAGAAAGCACAATGTGCGTTGCGTGCTCAAATCAGCCAGCGCTCAAGGTGTTATTCAAAGCACGTCGAAGTAGAACTGCCCCAATATTCTAGTTGCCTCGAGCAAAATGTCATGACTGAGCTACAAGGACAGGCAACAATGCTACCGCTTAATAATAATAGGAAAACGGCAAACTTTCTCATTCCGACTTACTTGATTCTGTGGACAGCAGTTATCCATGCCTGCCTGCATTCCTTTTCATACCGTTTACCTGGGAAACTGTAGAACTTCAACCGGCGGTTGTAAGCCTCTGGTGTTTTTGTCACTGTTGTGACAGTTCACCACGCAACAGTACCGGGCTCCTTGGCTACCCGATCCTCACGTCATCGCGAAACAACGGCGACACGAGCAATTTGCAAAGATTGCAGAAATCGCGAGCACCTCACTACAACCTCACGGTGCGGGCAATTTGATTCACAGTGACATTGGTCTCCTCCAGGAGAAGGAGTGGTGCTGGCATCTGTCGGTAACTTTAGGATCGCTGTTCTATGGGAATATGCGCATTCATACGTGCGCATTCTTCAACAGGATGGCGACAAGTTCTGGCGCATGCCGGAGTGCTACATCCGCGGCAGCACGATTAAGTACCTCCGCATCCCCGACGAAGTGATTGACATGGTCAAGGAGGAAACGCTGGTCAAGGGTCGGGGACGCGGTGACGCCGGCAAGCGTGGTGGACCCGGAGGACGCGGTGGCCGAGGCGGCAGAGGTCAGTGAATTTTCCAACTCTCACGTTATCTCCACTGTACACGTGCACTGGTCGTGAACAGATTAATAAGGTGCATTTGCTTGGGCGAGTCGGCAAGCTGCGATAAACGTATATACAGCACACTACAAATGGGAGAGAGATTTAAGGCACGCAACCACTTAATGGGTGTGGTCATGCAACTTGAATTTCTCTTGTTTGTTGTGCGCTCTTTAGGTTTATCATGAAAGGCTGTCACCGTCAAATTAGGTAGAGCTAGTCAGTGAAGACAAAAAGGCATCACTACTGCATGGTGTGGTTACTTGCCTCATTAACAACTCGATGCTAGTTGTTTCTAATTTCAATGTAATTACAGCTATCAGTCAATGTTGATGCGACTCGACAAATTCAATATCAACAGGACCCCAAGGCCATTTGGACTTCATATGTTACATGATTGCTTACAAGGGCCGTCATAAACGCTGTGGACAGTCCCTTCTACATTTCTAAAAAGAAGTGTGTCTGATCAACATGCACCTTTTGCTGCAGTATGTGCAGTAAGAATCGGGGAAGTGTTAAGTTCAGTCATTCAATAAATATACCGAGCCAACTGACATTGATGACAAAAAAAATGCATAGGAGAAACAAAATTTTTGTTACTTTGACTCTCTCCATTTATTTAGAAAATGAAAGTTGCTTCTAGAGTTGTCACGATGGGAGCTGAAGTCGAAGCCATTGCATGACGAGTCCTGCACTTACACATTGCACATTACACAGCAGCAGCTGTCCCTATGTCCACTGTCATTGTTATTCATGTACAGCTGCCGTCACACTTGAACAGAACAATGGAGATGCATCTATGGTGACTTAACTTTAACAAACACTGGCTGTAACATACAAATATTAAATGCATTCGCCAGGCAGGTGCGCAATTGCCATGCTACAGCTTTATAAGAGCTGAACAGctttatagcatttaattaaccacttcaGATTCCAAGATGTGCATTGGACCTGCATAATTACTTTGTTTTACTTATGTTTGAGAAAAAGTATACAAAGCGTCACTTTTCCAGGTGGTACGTTTGGAGGCCGAGGTGGCAGGGGTGATGGAGATGGCCGAAGAGGCGGCAGCCAAGGAGGCAGGGGCGGAAGGGGTGGCCGTGGTCGTCCAAATTAGTCTCGCCATGGCTCAAGTCCTACCCGAGCAAACTCATTTTAGGGAGCTTGGCTCAAAGACTGCTACCATCATTGTGTACATTGCAACAATGTAACTACCTGTCACATGGATCCCATCCTGTAAATAAATCCTCACTGGTAAAATCGAGGCTTTGCTTTGCCAAACTAGCGTGCGAGGTGCACTGTGCATCTCAAATTTTGTCTACCAAATACTGCTCGTGTCTTTCGGACAGTCACACAACACAGGCCTTACAAAAAGGTACAGTCCGTGTCAAAAGGTTATGGGGTGTGGATTCCACAAAAAAGTTGCATGTTTACATATACCAGAATGGACTGGAAATCTATTACTACTGTCTGTGCCGAGGCTGCTAAATATTTTTTCCTGGCATCACATGTTCTTTAAACTGGTACCGACTGTACAGGAGAAATAGCAtggaagaggtggacattacttacacTAGAAATCATTAAGCATAACTAAGTGAGGAAGTTCCACTAATCAACTTTGAAACTATTTACTCTAACGCACATATGGCAATACACGAATTGAAGCCAGTTATTTcacaaggcacatccacttgAAACAGATTTTGAATAAGCACAGTCAAACTTGCAGCAAAAATGCACTGCTGTCCcagttacttttttaacaaaacacttttttttttttttgtgcattggAGCTCAAaaattactggaacaccaatACATTTTGTCACAAATTTTGAGGACGCAGATATCAAAACtagtgtcatcctcagaatttctTCCGAGTGGTTATGGACTTTAGATGTCATTGGCTACCGTTCAAAAATTTCAacatgtgccataaaataattagtttaaatATGTCGCAAGAAATTGTAATTAGTCAAGTATTTGCTTGGAATTCTCGTGTTGTCTGCCTTTAAAAGTAATCTAGCTCAAGTAGAATTGTACTAAGTACCACAGGTGATATCGCAAAATCCtgttgacaaaaaaaagaaatggaagtGTGGGTGACTGTACTAGCAAGCTTCCAGCAACATAACAGTAAATGAAAAAGGCTTCTTTCCCATGTCAGCATATAACGAATACATGTATGCTTAAAAAAAATATTGGATATAAGTTATTCTAGTGCTAGATGAGACTTATATAACGAGGCTAAAATTTACGTTTGTTTAGTAAAATGTGCCCCACTGATATAacctcgaccgggtgaggtgggtcgtcaccgcaagaattgggagacggcgatgaaggcgggcatcgtgatgatgaagaaaaaaatagaaaaaattgtattcacttcattggtacatggttttgacactatccgagtctcgagcggttctacAAACACGGGGGCCAAGGAcagccttaaataacccctcgtggtcttgtgatagccgatgtctccttcggggaacttgtggaagtgtcagtactctgtcgggtggtcaagttgatgACCTCCTCCCCCTTGGGTCCTCTCCTTTGCTAGCTCgcctttttcgtctgctcaggtcgtagaggtgcgACGCTTTTTCGGTGGTGTGACGTAGAGGTGCGACGCTCTGGGGTGGCGCCGGCAGTTTTCCCCGCCAccgcgagggaaagccaacttgctgggacacttttgaggcacatggagtttgacatatcggttgtcgttgctattttcgttcgatttaacagtaacttttgctatatattctcaatgtaaatttaccgtgtttagaaattgttcgatatacAGGATAAATTGATACGaacgggttcgatatagtcgggctCGACTGTATAAAAGTGTTGTAGAAGGCATACTTATGAATTGGTCTTTTTTGTTTATGTGGTGCTTCCCTGCCAAGTTTGCGGGTAAGCTGATGTTTAACAATGCACCAGCAAGTTGCCGCGGGTCTGCATCCTTTCACGTCAGCTCTGCAAATTGTATCCACCATGCACATGTGTAGTAATTACTTCCATAGAATAAATTTAATCAGCTTCACATTGTCAGTTGCATCTTCGTTCTTGTCTCTGTCCTGTACAGCGTGTTTTCTGCTAAACATTAATGTGCATGTAGGCCTTGTTACAGTGGCGCTAAAAATGAGACGTGCAACCCAGTCATGCAATAACTTGTTTATTAAAAACCAGCACTCGGTCTCGAGGATTTGGCAGACGCTTCATCTTAgtggcaacagaaaaaaaaagtggggagGGGGCTCGAACATCTCTCGATGCTAATAAAGAAACATTTTGCTCActtttcttcgtctttctggAATGATAACAAACAACCAACTTTGCTGACTAGACTGCATGGGTGGCGCTCGTCGGAGAAAGTACTACTAGTAGTGCCTCGATCAGCCGTCGGAACAAGCATTGCACTGTCGATTCCCGTTAGCAACATGGCACGCTGGCAAGCTTGCAAACATGTGTCATCACTATGAACATGCCATCAACTCTCATGTAGCTTCACTCGACTGATATGCATGGAGCAATGCAGGCACACCTGCCAATAAGTACAGTGTTAAGAGGAAGCGTTACCTCATACAAGCTCCTATCAATTACACTAAGAACAGCGAAATCGTTTTGCTTGGCATTTACTCCACCAAATTTGATAAAGTTTGttgcatataaaagaaaaaaaatttgaaaatctAGCAATTATAAAAATCAGATCATTGATTCACGCTGTGAATCTCATTAAAAATTTACTGAAAATCTGTAAACTTCAAGAAACTAAAGCATTAAGCGTACAGTTCGTAACTCCGCAATCAAAAAATGATATCCCAATTCTGTAAACTCCAACTTTTGATAAAGTGGACAAAGTTGCTAATTAGATACTGCTCTCAACCATAGCAATATTTTGTTAGATCTGCAAATTCATTGTAAAGAATGCGCAGATTTCATATAAGTTGTGAACTAATATGTCAGTTTTGTGCTGATTTTTACAATTTCTACATTTGCACTCTTCAGAATAACAAATGCAGTTTATAGACTTATGGTACCCTGTTCCTGGTACACAGCTTAAATTTGTTCCCCAAtcttttatttatctatttttgGCAATAGcttataaaaaaaattaagaggcCATGAACCAAAATCCTGCTTGTTACACCTGGCAGAATTAAACATAATCTCTTATTTAAATTAACTTTATTTAAATTTAATCTGAGCATTTCTGCGTTCTAGACATATTTGCACTTGAAAATCAGAAGGcgctgagctaaagcttcctcttaaccttTTCTCACTAAAATGaaaaagtcagaaaaaaaaaatgctgctgcTCGGCACAGCTGCGCTGCATGATGGGAAAGAATCAAAAAACGTCAAGCAAAGAAAATAGTAAATAAACATCAGATGAAACAAGCATGGTCAGCTTAAaaattaaaaagagaaaaaacgtAAAACACCTGAACTAAAAGAGTTCTCACTGGATATCCTGATATTATTtacagaagcagcagcagcaataaaCAGGAACTCGAAAACAAAGGCTCGATCGTAACTTGGCAGAAGCTGATACGAACAGCCGTGAAATGAAACAATATCTTGGCCTCAAGCTGCAGATCGGGTGGATCGCTTGGTCGTAAGTACCGGAGGCTGGAATCGCTAGAGAGCATGCATGGGCGTTTGGAAGGTCAGGGACAGGGGTGTCAAAATATAGACGCTCTTTAAGCGCACATTTGTTCGTGGTGGTCTAGGTTACGTTGACAGAGCTCTACTTGACGGTCAGACCCTGGAAACCGTGCGCAACCAACTGGGACTGCTGGAACTCCCTTCGCCCGTCTTCTCCTGAAATGACCATAGAATAGCAAAACAATCATTCATTCAATGCACACCACATTTTGACAGGCATTACAGCGGGAAAGTAGTACATAAAAGCAGCACATAACATCAAGGGTATCTGTGCATCATGCCAAAGGAACAGTAGTTGCGAGAAAAGCACTAACTTTAACAAAAAGTAAGCAAAACAAACAGTAAGAAAGCAAGAATGTATGCACACTTCATCCATTGGTAAACACACATCAGCACAGTAGCAAAAAATTTATGTTTTCAACAACCAAGGACGAGGAAAAGAAGGAACAAACACAAGCACTACTTTCAACTACTGTTAACTGTGAAGTATGTGATCATTATTAGGTGCTGGGTCCTCATAAAGACGAGCTGACCATCACCTACCGAACGAGAAAAGTGCTTCTTTGGCTTGTTGTCGCACTTTGGCCACTTCATCTGCATATGAGAGGTGCACCAACTCCTCCATGTACTCCTGAGCCTGCAAAGGAGCCAACAAGTTTGTTCGCAGCTTGCACTTCAGTTTTCACTAAGCCCATGTTTGAAAATAACGGGCTGTTGCAAGTTAAGCCTAAAACCACAGTTGAACCTTAATACTACAAACATAGCTAGATATtacaaattattggatataatgaagtaaatgaaAGATTTTCGGGCTAACAGCCCGAAATATTAGCCCGTTAGCCCATTaggaatatatgcttataacgaatgcagttaaaccttgatacaacgaagtcggtaaaatcggcaCATTCATTTATAACTTAAATACtgttatattgaaattcaaccttttaaGCAAATAATTAGTGACCGACGAATTTTGCTTACATGGTAGGGGCCAGAAAGATTTCCAAATTATTGGGCAATCGGAAAAAATTCATTTCAATTAGAAAAATTTAGTTCAGTTTCAGAGTTGGTGACCAATTAAGATACGGTTTCATCGATGATTTCTTCACATCAGCGGTACGAAGCGAAGCCTGCGAAGCTTTTGTGTTTAGTCCGCTACCGCTACTTCCTGCGCTAAATGTGTGGTAAGACAGCGCGCACGAAGACACGGCCATCTTGGCTCATCCACTTGGGCGAGGGGCTAAAAGAGGAGATGTGTGCTCACATGCCTCTCCCATAGCACACACTCAGTGCAGACATGCCAAGGCCCAGAGCCAACATTGCACCAGACAAACAGAGGCAAGGTCCAGGATTGCAGCCGCAAGTTTTCGTAGGAGAATAGACCCAGCCTACCAAGTGCAAGAAGCCGGAGCCACAAGATGAAGAGCTAGGAAAGTACCTATTCTATCAAGGTAAGAAGCTGAAGTGGGTTGACAGTGCAATACACAGGTTCATAATTTTGCATGGTGCATACACAGAGCTTAATTATCTTCACAGCATGGATGACTAAAGTATGCCATTACGTTGCCGCCAGTAGATTCCTTCGCAGGCTATAATAATATCTTGTAATCTTCTTTTGCTTTCAAGGTAGATTTAAGAAAAAGAGTTAGCTGTTGTTATGTCAAGCTTTTGCTTAAACTTATTTGTCCAGCTAGCTGTGGTGATTACTGCACTACACTCCATCTGACTGCCCTGTACATGCTTGCTCCAAGGGTGACTTCATCTGTTTGACAATACTGACACCACAGTAGAGGCTGGCAACTGAGATATGTGCTCCAGTAGTACACATATTTTAGTACTtcaagagcaaaaaaaagaatCTCCCCACAGGCCTCTGGAAATCCACAGCACATTTGGCACTTGTTTAGACCCTTCTCTATACTTCTGCATTTCATAGTAAACCTGTGATGTATCAGCCGTTACCAGCATAAGCTCAGAGAAGAACACATCCTTAAAGTATGCAGAAACCCTGTAAAGGATGCAGTATATGACTCACAGGCACTGGCAGGGCTCAACATGCACTTCTTCGTATGACGCATTAAAGCAGCTGTTGGAATTTTGTAGTTAAAATCTACCAACACTAGGAAACAGATGTTTTACTTAGGCCGTCAATATTACAAAAATTGTTAAACATTGCAATTAAAAGTACGAATTTTTCAACTCCAACTTGATAATAAATAGCAATATCACAATTATGTAAGCTGCACCTTTTAGGACACCTAAAGTAGTCAAAATTACGGTATTATTTGGTGCTCTGAAATTGGCTGGCCAGTATAACTTTTGCAACACCTTCGTAAACAGTGCAACAACTGCACATAAGCTTAAACTTGTTTATTAAATTTGTCTGttttagatgctctaacagattcAATTTACTGAACTGCGATGTCTGCTTTTTGATGCACAGCTatggatttgtaaactttgtgcaaACTTTCCGATTTTTGAAAaaattttcaataaaatattaaaTGAAAATTCAGTTTCTCCAAATCAGTAGAAATcagctttctctctcaaatgcaacaaatttcactcAAACTGGTCAGGAGTTTATTTAATGAGAGCATTATTGCATTTCACGTGTATATTTGAAGAGAAATCGAATTTGGCCCCAAGCTAACGTCTTCTCTTAACAGATTTATCAGATTATTGATGCGAAATCTGTTACGAGAAGACTCGGGGCCAACTCCGATGCTCATTGAAGCGAAAAGGTCGGCATCTGTCATCTGTAGCAGTGGCTagtaaattcccattggctgcgacgccacggaaCAAGCGCGCCTCGACAGAGTAGAGCGGGCCAAAGGGAACGCCTCGGTAGCACGCCAGATGTTGTGTGAGGGGAGAAGACATTGCTGCGACGCCAAATCACCCTCGTTcttgctctcggaagcctgtgttatacGCGCATTCCTTGTCCGTGCAAGCTCCCGCCTGCACTCTacctgcgcctcggtaaggccaaatcaaaacgcgcctagcgtctcaacgtgctcgcttgccTGCGAGGAGTTCATACCTCGAAGGACCGCTTAGCGGCATTCAATtagacattaatgctttcacattcacaactaataagaagtgcttaggtacATTTCTTTTTCAAGTCGGCACAATATGTACCGACGATTACACCCAAAAAGTACAAGACTATCAATTCAATTGGGGCTAAGAGCCTGTGACAGGTATTGCAGTAGAATTTGGCTAACACTCGGTGCTAAGTTTTGCACCGACACTTTTTTTTGTTGTGCTAGTTGGCCTGGCATTGCAAGTATGCAGAGCTCGAGCAGTCGGAGACAGAGCAAGGAACAAGAAAGCGTATGATCCTTCCTCTGTTTCCATCTGCTCACTCTGCACGTAGTATTTGCACTTTGTCCGTGTATCTTTTCTGTGCCATTCTTTACACAATGATCTAAACTGCCATCATCATCGAGTTCAGCAGTTGATTAGTTTGTAGTGGCACTGCCGTCGGCAGCAGTGCCTCCAGCTGAAAATGAAAGCAATGATAAGGAGCGTGAGCTTAGAATGTTCCCGGCTCAAAAACTGAGCTGACGTGTCATTCATGCCGCTCTTGCCTCAGAGGGATCTTGAAATAAATGTGGTCAAGGACGCTTCGCTGAGGACCCCCACAAGCTCAGTTTAGAGTTTTTCTTTCACAGTGGCCGTGCCTGCCTATAATGCTTTAAATTCTGTTGCCATACTTTGTGGAAAATTGAGTGCAATATTCCTATAACCTAACCTGACCTAAACCTAACATACCTAACCTAACCCAAACCTAGATCTTGCTCGGTGCATACAACTTTTCTATTCTAAAAACGTTAGGCAGATTAATTTTTAGGTTGCTTACTTGTAG contains the following coding sequences:
- the LOC119433192 gene encoding U6 snRNA-associated Sm-like protein LSm4 produces the protein MLPLSLLRTAQNHPMLVELKNGETYNGHLVSCDNWMNINLREVICTSRDGDKFWRMPECYIRGSTIKYLRIPDEVIDMVKEETLVKGRGRGDAGKRGGPGGRGGRGGRGGTFGGRGGRGDGDGRRGGSQGGRGGRGGRGRPN